In one Macaca fascicularis isolate 582-1 chromosome 6, T2T-MFA8v1.1 genomic region, the following are encoded:
- the CSF2 gene encoding granulocyte-macrophage colony-stimulating factor isoform X1, producing MWLQGLLLLGTVACSISAPARSPSPGTQPWEHVNAIQEARRLLNLSRDTAAEMNKTVEVVSEMFDLQEPSCLQTRLELYKQGLQGSLTKLKGPLTMMASHYKQHCPPTPETSCATQIITFQSFKENLKDFLLVIPFDCWEPVQE from the exons ATGTGGCTGCAGGGCCTGCTGCTCTTGGGCACTGTGGCCTGCAGCATCTCTGCACCCGCCCGCTCGCCCAGCCCCGGCACGCAGCCCTGGGAGCATGTGAATGCCATCCAGGAGGCCCGGCGTCTCCTGAACCTGAGTAGAGACACTGCTGCTGAGATG AATAAAACCGTAGAAGTCGTCTCAGAAATGTTTGACCTCCAG GAGCCGAGCTGCCTACAGACCCGCCTGGAGCTGTACAAGCAGGGCCTGCAGGGCAGCCTCACCAAGCTCAAGGGCCCCTTGACCATGATGGCCAGTCACTACAAGCAGCACTGCCCTCCAACCCCG gaaacttcCTGTGCAACCCAGATTATCACCTTCCAAAGTTTCAAAGAAAACCTGAAGGACTTTCTGCTTGTCATCCCCTTTGACTGCTGGGAGCCAGTCCAGGAGTAA
- the CSF2 gene encoding granulocyte-macrophage colony-stimulating factor isoform X2 → MRQELQVWGAHCALRPSPVETVLTTEGHRGVQQVQEPSCLQTRLELYKQGLQGSLTKLKGPLTMMASHYKQHCPPTPETSCATQIITFQSFKENLKDFLLVIPFDCWEPVQE, encoded by the exons ATGAGACAGGAGCTGCAGGTTTGGGGTGCTCACTGTGCCCTGAGACCAAGTCCTGTTGAGACAGTGCTGACTACAGAGGGACACAGAGGGGTCCAGCAGGTCCAG GAGCCGAGCTGCCTACAGACCCGCCTGGAGCTGTACAAGCAGGGCCTGCAGGGCAGCCTCACCAAGCTCAAGGGCCCCTTGACCATGATGGCCAGTCACTACAAGCAGCACTGCCCTCCAACCCCG gaaacttcCTGTGCAACCCAGATTATCACCTTCCAAAGTTTCAAAGAAAACCTGAAGGACTTTCTGCTTGTCATCCCCTTTGACTGCTGGGAGCCAGTCCAGGAGTAA